The proteins below are encoded in one region of Catenulispora sp. GP43:
- a CDS encoding A24 family peptidase, with protein sequence MVVGIAIALVGALCGPALARGVYQMSVDADTPARHRCGHCGVRLPDGWIRFALWPGRCGACRGPLGPRVWLVAPVAAVGGFVVGHRLGNDPVTLSFLVFALGCVLLAFIDLAVRRLPDQLTAPLAVLGVVGLGTASYLGRDMTPLLRGLIAAALAGGLFLGLAWVRPDGEGMGLGDAKLAAVLGLFLGYLGWRDLVLGMLAGTFSAALFAVVMMRMGRMDRKSALTYGPFLLLGAFFAVLVG encoded by the coding sequence ATGGTCGTCGGCATAGCGATAGCCCTGGTCGGGGCGCTATGCGGGCCGGCACTGGCACGCGGGGTGTATCAGATGTCGGTCGACGCCGACACGCCCGCGCGGCACCGGTGCGGACACTGCGGTGTCCGACTGCCGGACGGCTGGATCCGGTTCGCCCTGTGGCCGGGCCGCTGCGGCGCGTGCCGGGGGCCGCTCGGGCCGCGGGTGTGGCTGGTCGCGCCGGTGGCGGCGGTCGGCGGGTTCGTGGTCGGACACCGACTCGGCAACGACCCGGTGACCCTGTCGTTCCTGGTCTTTGCGCTGGGCTGCGTCCTGCTCGCCTTCATCGACCTGGCGGTCCGCCGGCTGCCGGACCAGCTGACCGCGCCGCTGGCCGTACTCGGCGTCGTGGGCCTGGGCACCGCGTCGTATCTGGGCCGTGACATGACCCCGCTGCTCAGGGGGCTGATTGCGGCGGCCCTGGCCGGCGGGCTCTTCCTGGGGCTGGCCTGGGTCCGGCCGGACGGCGAGGGGATGGGGCTGGGCGACGCCAAGCTGGCCGCGGTGCTCGGTCTGTTCCTGGGCTACCTCGGCTGGCGGGACCTGGTGCTCGGCATGCTCGCCGGGACCTTCTCCGCGGCGCTGTTCGCCGTGGTCATGATGCGCATGGGCCGGATGGACCGGAAGTCGGCGCTGACGTACGGGCCGTTCCTACTGCTCGGGGCGTTCTTCGCGGTCCTCGTGGGATGA
- a CDS encoding CarD family transcriptional regulator, with protein sequence MTFKVGETVVYPHHGAALIEDIEIRVIKGEPKEYLVLKVAQGDLTVRVPSEKAEYVGVRDVVDQGGLERVFDVLRAPHTEEPTNWSRRYKANIEKIQSGDVIKVAEVVRDLWRRDRDRGLSAGEKRMLAKARQILVSELALAEATNEDKADAILDEVLAS encoded by the coding sequence ATGACGTTCAAAGTTGGCGAGACCGTGGTCTATCCCCATCACGGGGCCGCGCTCATCGAGGATATCGAGATCCGCGTGATCAAGGGCGAGCCGAAGGAATACCTCGTGCTGAAGGTGGCGCAAGGTGATCTGACCGTACGCGTGCCCTCTGAGAAGGCCGAGTACGTCGGCGTGCGCGACGTGGTCGACCAGGGCGGCCTGGAGCGCGTGTTCGACGTTCTGCGCGCGCCGCACACCGAGGAGCCGACCAACTGGTCGCGCCGCTACAAGGCGAACATCGAGAAGATCCAGTCCGGCGACGTCATCAAGGTGGCCGAGGTGGTGCGCGACCTGTGGCGCCGCGACCGCGACCGCGGGCTGTCCGCCGGCGAGAAGCGCATGCTGGCCAAGGCACGGCAGATCCTGGTCAGCGAGCTGGCGCTGGCCGAGGCCACGAACGAGGACAAGGCGGACGCCATCCTCGACGAGGTCTTGGCTTCCTAA
- the ispD gene encoding 2-C-methyl-D-erythritol 4-phosphate cytidylyltransferase gives MSTDPAPETGPAAAPGRAAVIVPAAGRGERLGPGAPKALRELGGFPLLVHAVRTLAAARSVDLVVVAAPPDPQGLAEVQRLAADLPGDTRVVAGGSSRQESVALALAALPEDCDVVLVHDAARALTPVDVVEAVVAAVRGGAGAVIPVLPVTDTIKAVDGDLVTATVDRSTLRAVQTPQGFTRAILTKAHAASDPAAPATDDAGLVEALGLPVRTVPGHAEAFKITTPFDLVLAEAVLRRRR, from the coding sequence ATGAGTACTGATCCCGCCCCCGAGACCGGACCCGCGGCCGCGCCCGGCCGGGCGGCCGTGATCGTCCCGGCCGCCGGCCGGGGCGAGCGGCTGGGCCCCGGCGCCCCGAAGGCCCTGCGCGAGCTGGGCGGTTTCCCGCTGCTGGTGCACGCGGTCCGCACGCTGGCCGCCGCGCGCTCGGTGGACCTGGTCGTGGTGGCCGCGCCGCCGGACCCGCAGGGCCTGGCCGAGGTGCAGCGGCTGGCGGCCGACCTGCCCGGCGACACCCGCGTGGTGGCCGGCGGGAGCAGCCGGCAGGAGTCGGTGGCGCTGGCGCTGGCGGCCCTGCCCGAGGACTGCGACGTGGTCCTGGTCCACGACGCCGCCCGCGCGCTGACCCCGGTCGACGTCGTCGAGGCGGTGGTGGCCGCGGTGCGCGGCGGGGCCGGCGCGGTGATCCCGGTGCTGCCGGTGACCGACACCATCAAGGCCGTGGACGGCGATCTGGTGACCGCGACCGTGGACCGCTCCACACTGCGCGCGGTCCAGACGCCCCAGGGCTTCACCCGCGCCATACTCACCAAGGCGCACGCGGCCTCCGACCCGGCAGCCCCCGCCACGGACGACGCCGGACTGGTCGAGGCGCTCGGCCTGCCGGTGCGCACGGTCCCCGGGCACGCCGAGGCCTTCAAGATCACCACACCGTTCGACCTGGTACTGGCCGAGGCCGTGCTCAGGAGGCGGCGGTGA
- the ispF gene encoding 2-C-methyl-D-erythritol 2,4-cyclodiphosphate synthase, translating to MTALPLVGIGVDVHAFEEGRELWIGGLHWPGEVGLAGHSDADVVAHAACNALFSAAGLGDLGAQFGTSDPEWAGASGLKLLGEAARRVREAGFEIGNVSVQLVGVRPRIGKRRAESEQALSQAAGAPVRLAAATTDGLGFTGKGEGLAGIATAIVFGAVVRPERS from the coding sequence GTGACCGCCCTGCCGCTGGTCGGCATCGGGGTCGACGTCCACGCCTTCGAAGAAGGGCGCGAGCTCTGGATCGGCGGCCTGCACTGGCCCGGCGAGGTCGGGCTGGCCGGACACTCGGACGCCGACGTGGTCGCGCACGCCGCCTGCAACGCGCTGTTCTCGGCGGCCGGGCTCGGCGACCTCGGGGCGCAGTTCGGGACGAGCGACCCGGAATGGGCCGGCGCCTCGGGGCTGAAGCTGCTCGGCGAGGCGGCGCGCCGGGTGCGCGAGGCCGGGTTCGAGATCGGGAACGTCTCGGTGCAGCTGGTCGGAGTCCGGCCGCGGATCGGCAAGCGGCGCGCGGAGTCCGAACAGGCGCTCAGCCAGGCGGCCGGGGCCCCGGTGCGGCTGGCGGCCGCGACCACCGACGGGCTCGGATTCACCGGCAAGGGCGAGGGACTGGCCGGGATCGCGACCGCGATCGTGTTCGGCGCCGTGGTGAGGCCCGAGCGATCGTGA